The DNA window TGAAAAACCCAACCTGCTTATTGGGTTAGAAATGAATGGAGCATCCACAGATAATGACATTAATATGCTTATTCAGGCTGCTGGTGAAATAGCTTGTGAATATTTGAGTGAAGAGGAGTCGGTGGATTTTTGTTTGCTTGATGAAAAAAATAATGGGATTAGCCATTATCTGATCCAGCATACTCAGCCTTTTTATCAGCGGAAGTTAGGCAGTTGGCTGAGGGATACCATTCCTGTACTGAATCAGTAAATAAAAGTTAAGTTCTGTACCAACTCAGGGATTGTGTGATGATGAGTTTTGTCTGGCTTCTTTTTGTCATTTTCCTGCAATAAGCCAAAAATATTGCGAAAGACCTCGAAAATCTGAAATCACAGATTCCTAAATTGGATAAATATCTATAAAAATATTATCCCAAA is part of the Xenorhabdus cabanillasii genome and encodes:
- a CDS encoding enhanced serine sensitivity protein SseB C-terminal domain-containing protein; this encodes MSLSNGVVASEIVVPSGSRITLSQPEEPPIQLIEALSNLFKQHKPVRRAFLVMVHDKKQDEKPNLLIGLEMNGASTDNDINMLIQAAGEIACEYLSEEESVDFCLLDEKNNGISHYLIQHTQPFYQRKLGSWLRDTIPVLNQ